TCATGAAGAACTAAGACGATATGTTACTGAATTAACATAGATGAGAGACAGGTGTACTCACAAGAATATTCTGTTAAAACAGGAACCTGTAATGAGAAATGCATACTATTATATCAGGTAATTAATGTTTTGAACTATTGTAATTACATGAACTACAGAGTTAAATTTGAATAAACAAATCTCACCTTTGGCGTTTTTAAATCGACACAGCAGGACCAGGATAATGACCAGTAGAACACCAGCAACAACCAGACCCACAACCACTCCTACTAGGACTGATGTAGAGGATCCAGGAGATACGACTGGAGAGAGAACAGCACAACACGATCAGACTGAGAGAGATAATATAGGAGTATAGACTGGCCTGTATCTTTTGATAATTTAGTTGAGATTATATTTTCTATGGGAGTACAAATCCAAACttatgttaattaacataaacacttaAATAACTATCACACAGATGATGAAAAGGTAACTTGAGATCAGAATCGTTGTCTCACCTCTCACTGTCACCCAGCTCTCTGGTGATTCTCCCTTGTCAGGGTATTTGCATTTGTAGAATCCTTCATCTGACTTGGATACTGCAGGGATGGTCATCTCTCCTGTGGTCTCATTCTTGATGAGTACTCCATCTTTGTAGAAATCAGCCTTGATGTTTGAGCTGGTTGTCCAGTATTTGCAGCGCAGAATCACAGAGTCTCCTTCAGTCACAGGATGGACAGGGCTCTCCAGGATCACATCACCATCTGTTTAACATAATATATAAATAATACTGTAAATCTGCATACTGGAGGATCACCCTCAATATCTTATTAACTTGTATTTTATAAGAGATGCAATTCAGTTACAGAATTGAACATGTCGTACAACAGACGTACCATCCACTGTGATGTTGACAGCATTACTGTACTCTCCTGATCCAGACTCACACCAGAACACTCCACTGTACCATGTGTATGTGTAGCTGATGGGACATGTGGACCCTGTTATTGATCCCCAGTTAGAGACACACCCTGATtctactcctctctctgtgtatctcatcAGTCTCCATCCAGTAGAGTTCCCCTTCTACTCACAGCTCAGTGAGAGAGACTTTGATCTAAAGTGTTGAGTTGTGTTGGGACTTATTCTGAGAGACACTGAAGGTTGCCGATCTgaaacaaagagagacagagtcaaACCTTTAGttaaataatatatattataCACATGAGGGGGACTTAAATATGTTTCAATGCAGTTAGTTACCTCCTGACCAGAGAAACTGAGGTTCACTGTAAAGTGTGTCATAGACTGGGTCTCCTCTCCCAACTCTACACACATATCCTCCTGTGGGAGTAGGACCAGCAGGGATCAGAGTGTAGGACTCTTCAGTAGTCCCATTGTCAGATAGGGGCTGTAGAGAGTAAGAGTTGTCTGATAGGGAGGGTAACCCAGCTCTGTAGGCAACAGTCCTGTACCAGGAGAATCTCCAGCCTGTAGATGTCCTGTCAACTGCACAGCTCAGAGACACTGAGTCTCCAGGTTTCAGCCACTGAGGAGAGATACTCAGGCCAGGTTGTGGCTGATCAAGTAATGATCTGAGGAAGGAGCATTGATGATAAAATTATATTTGTGCAGAAGGCAACATTGCATTGACCATACCCGGTCATGTTTACATTTTCAGTAGGATCTTTAATGGCagtaggagaggtggagaggtgtgaaAGGGTTGACTTCATGGTTTAGGAGTTATTTAGAAGTTAGCTGTGTTTGAAGATTCTTGCGTTAAAAGGCAAGTctgtcaactgttcagaggaataACACAGGAAATGAGTTATCAGactgcagtggaggctcctcagaggaagaaGGGAAGGACAATCCTCAGTTAATttaataaaaatacatgttttaaaacatttaaaaagtgatcatttttagataaaactatctgatgaagttgtttcttggttagtttggttggttcttggttagttaggttggctttgtgcatgctacctgtgctgtgaaaaatgtctgtccttttttgtatttggtggtgagctaaca
Above is a genomic segment from Salvelinus fontinalis isolate EN_2023a chromosome 36, ASM2944872v1, whole genome shotgun sequence containing:
- the LOC129835424 gene encoding low affinity immunoglobulin gamma Fc region receptor II-c-like; the encoded protein is MRYTERGVESGCVSNWGSITGSTCPISYTYTWYSGVFWCESGSGEYSNAVNITVDDGDVILESPVHPVTEGDSVILRCKYWTTSSNIKADFYKDGVLIKNETTGEMTIPAVSKSDEGFYKCKYPDKGESPESWVTVRVVSPGSSTSVLVGVVVGLVVAGVLLVIILVLLCRFKNAKGSCFNRIFLNPQTQRTNQDPQQDQGSTQGQDPDAGYTLLQLGQFLSTGLFHSSLCNLIH